The DNA window AATATCAATTAAAGGTTCTACCTCTTTATTATCAAAAATGTAAAGACTATTATTCTCTTTAATTAAAAAAGCTTCTCTAAATGCTAAAATAAATTCTTTTATATCTATTTCATTTTTGCTACCCTTATAAAGAACATAATATGATTCATGAGATACATTAATTCGATGTTTCAATATTTCAAAATCAAACTTATTTATATCATGTTTTAACTTTCTTTTGGTCTCATTTACTAGTTTAAAATCTAATTCAAAATTTGAAGGAAAAACTTCATAAAATTTCACATCATCATTCCCGAAAAGCTTGTAAAAATTTTCCTTTATTTTCTCCGGTGTCTTAATTCCAAAATAAATTCCCGTGATAGCCGAACGATGAATTTTTTTCATCCCATACTGATCAAAGATTAGACGTATTTCTTTTTCATGTTGCCATGCAGACTTCTTTGTAGCAAACATCTTTCTTATAAAGCCATCTTGCAAATTTATTAGGTCCTCAATTCCCAAAATTGGAATATTATCTTTATAATCTATTTCAAATTGATATTGAAAATCAAAATTTTGTCCTTTATCAACTAATTTGTCTAAGTCATATTCTATACAATATCCAAAATATGAAGTAGCATAATAGGCCCATAATTGTTCATTCAAAAAATCCGTGCTTAAACAATAAACCCCAATCTCTTCTTTAAAATTTAAAACTTCCCGAAATTGTTTTTCGAGGTTGTCCAATTCACTATGTGGAAACAATGTTTTCAAAAGATCTATAACTTGAGATATTTCTTCATTAAAATAAATATCAAACGGATCATTTAACATGCTATAGTTTGATGAGTAAAAAGAATTGTTACTTATAGTTTCGAAATCTCTTTTAAAGATATCTTCCTCTATTGACCGATATTTGTAAACTTTCATGATAATTCTTTTATTTTTCTATTAGGAAATAACTTCCTCAAACAGTTTCAGCATTTCTTCTTTCTTTGTAAGCACTGCAAAAACCACTCTCTTAAATTTATTTTTATATTTCCCCTGAAGATGTGTTTTAAATAATCCCGCAATTTCCTTCGGGTCGTTTCTGAACACTCCGCATCCCCATGCTCCCAAGATTAAGACTTCATTTCCCTCGTTTAATGCTAGTGAAAACATTTTGTCCATTCTCTTCGCCATAGCACTTAATATCTCATCTATCCTTTCCGGTTCCTGGCGTTTTACAACACCTGCATTGACTGCAGGAGAAGTGATGAAATTACATAAAACAGGTTTATCAAGCAATTCCCCTTTATCTTTTCTGAAAACGGGAACCTGCGGGCTGTAAATCATATTATCCGTATAAAAACATGATTTCATATTGCGATGGGTGGTATAATAGTCCTCTGCCATTAACAGGGTTTCATATAAAGCTGAAGTCCTGGCCAGGCTTTCTTCCTGTGCTTCTGCGCCACTCATAAAACCACCACCCGGATTTTTTGCTGAAGCAAAATTCAGGCACATAAGTTTATCTTGATTTTCTTCTTCAGCCAGTTTTAAAATAGCTTTCAGAGAACTGCAATTCCAGGTTTCAATCCGAGTTTCAAAAGTGGGTTCTGGCATTGGGTTTTCTACCAATCCTGAAAGTCGTTCCGGAGTGTATAATGTAGTCCTTTTTTTACTGGACTCCATTTCGTTTGCTATACTTATTCTTTCGTTTTCTTTATTTATATAATATGTTTTGGCAAGGATTTCCAGTGTATCTTTTGCCATTCCTTTATTTGTCATGATTCGTTTTTTTATCACAAATCCATATATTATTTCGCTGTGAATTTGTGAAGATTATTGTAAAGTATTGATCAGGTTTTTTACTCCTTCATTTTCAGAGTCTTTAAAACTACTTCCTACAAATACTTTTTTTACTATTATTTTTCCCACAATGGCCTGATTAAATGTTTCCAGCTCTTCTGAAGGCACCCACAATTCATTATGATTTCTGGCACCAACATTTTGTGCAGGATATTGGTCTGCGATTTCTTTTATAATTTCAAATTCTGTTACAAAACCAAGGTAGTTACCAAATTCATCTCTGGTGTTCCATTTTTCAGCAATTTCCGCTGCATAGTTTTCATTCAGAACTGGATAAAAAATGGGCTACCATTCTAATCTGGGAGGAAACATTTTGTATCCATTCTCTATAATTAAGATCATTTCTTTTTCTCCTACGGGTCTGTATAATTTTATCGTTTGCATGATTTTTTTTTTTGTTAAATATCGGCTCCTATTCTCCGGGCCAGTTCTCCTGATAATGGATAATTTTTTTCCACAGGTAAGAGTTTTTTTGCCTTCTCAAATTCTCCGGACTTTGTCAAGTTTAAAATCTTCTTTACCAAAGGGTTATAATCTTCTATTTTGACGATCCAATCTTCATTAAATTCTTCTATCAGATGCCTGCTGATTCCGACCTGTATGGAACGGTAATTGAGTTTTGTACCTTTGATATTTCGTTCCGGATCCCATTGTACATATACGTTGGCATTTTCAAACTCTTCTTCCCAGATTTTGGGATTGGGATATGCTCTTTTTTCAGGAGAAGTTAAAATAGCCAGTTCCAGTGCTTTTTCCCAGGCTTCTCTTTTAATATGCAAGGCAAGCGTATATTCCTGATTCGGTTTTTGTCCGTAATTACTCCGTTCCATCATCCACAGAAAAGAAGGTTTAATCCACGTCATTCTGTTGAATGAAAACGGAGCTGTAAACTTCTGATTCTCTAAAGCAGCTTTTGCAATGACTTTATTATAGGCCTGATATACCACCAGGGTATCATTTTTATAATCTGCTCTTATTTCAAATTCTTTCATTGTTGTTCGTTTTATTCAAAATTTCTATAACCTTCCATTAAATATAAAATTTATGCCTCTACATCTTTCTATTTTACCGGATAAGATTTAAAAAAGCTGTTGAAAATCTTTTGAATAAGGAGAATAAGATCCAAAAATGGCATCAAACTTCATTTCCAGATTTTCCCATTTAAATTCCTTATCAATCTGATCCAGGCATGTTACTATCAGATTCTTTTTTGTTGAATTAACATAGGCACTATCAAGCTTTAAGGCATAATTCAGCAGGTTGTAATCCAGATCACCTAATCTCAGGTGTTTCTGATATTCATTAAATATACAGGTTTCTTCCTCATTATTTTTTAAATTCAATGGCTTTTCATTACTCATCCATCCGCTTCCATGACGCGTGGTATAACTTCTTGTCACATAGTACATTTCTATATTTTCAATCCCAAGATATTTGCATACCTCAAAGGCATTTTTTGAAGTGGTGCTGGCATAAGTCACATTGGGAAAAACTCCGTGATCCATATCCAATAAAATTCCCTGACTACCTTCAAAAATAAAATGATCAAAGGAATTAAGATAATGATAATCATCTATTTTCCAGTCGATGGCATCGATTGCTTCTAAAAAAGACTGCAATTGTTTTTCAACCTCGTCCTTATCTAAAAAACCATAGTAATAAGCAATGTTTTTCAGCTTTTCGACCAGCATTGCTTTTGGGGCAATCAAATCAATGGCAAATAGTTTATAAGGACTTTCATGTCTTTTCATGGTAGCTCCAACTCCTTTTCCGCAGGTGCCATCTTCCAGGTTTTTGGAGCTTGTTCTGTTTTGCCAGACATCAAAAGGAGTAGTTACTTTTGCCAAGGGGTGAATATGTAATTCTATATTTCCTCCTTTCTCTCTTAACTCTTCCCGTTCATTTAACAGGAAAACAGGATGAATGGTACAATGTTCTGTAAAATAAGAAGGCAGGCCTCGCAATGCTCCGCTCGCAAAACTGGAATGAACATGCTTTCTGTCGTCGATCATCACGGTATGGGCAGCCTGCTGTCCTCCTGAAAATCTGATGACCACCGCTTCCGGATTTTGTTGCGCCAGAAAATCAGTTGTAATTCCTTTTCCTTCATCACCAAAACCCAATCCTATAACGATTTGTGCCTTTTTCATATTTTTTTTACATTTTATATTAAATCCTATTTCATCCCAATTGTCGCTTATATTTTAGGTGACTATATAAAATTTACATCATTGTCATTGGCTACGCCGAATCTTAGATTTCTGACAAAGGAAGAATCTGATATGTGGCTAGATTCTTCATTTCACTTCGTTATATTCAGAATGACAGAGTCATAATAATTAAGATATCAGAATTAGTGTAAACTGTATATAATCACCATATTTTAAAGCATCTGAATCCCATCTAATCCTGACAGATCATTTGTTTTTAAAGCTTGATTTTTAAACTTATCACAGATAATTTCTTTAATAACATTGGGAATCTCACGGTGATCTTCAATGGAGATACAATTCTGTCCCAATAATTCTTTCCAGCCTCTATCGGCTCTGATGCCCTGATCAGAATGTAAAACACTGATGTGGTAGACCTCATATTTTTTCTTCGCCGCTTCCAACAATTCCAGATGAGTATAAGTTTGCTGACCTGATCCCATAATTTCTCTGATTGCGGAAGCGGAAAGCACCGGTAAACAAGGTTCATCACCCACTGTAAATAATAATCCTTTTTGATTTCTTTTTTCAAAGGCATCTGTTCTGGTGTGGAACGCTGCAAAATACCATGCCAGCAGATAACTTTCTCCTGCATTACCTCCGCCTCCGGACTCAATATAGGTACGGGTAAGCCACATATCCAGTTCTTCATCTCCTGATTCAAATTGTCCTACCTGCAACGGGTAACTGTCACATTCATGATCTCCTATACTCAGGAATAATAATGCAGGATCCGGGACTCCGCCCTGAATAATACCTCCCATGAGTTTCGGTAATCCTTCTTTAATTAATTCGTATGGAATATGTCCCATACTTCCCGTAACATCAAGTCCCAAAATAATGGGAATGGAATTCGGATGAACCTCAGAATCTCTGGATTCTCTGAAAGAAATGCCTTTAGGATTCATTGATTCATGAGCTTTTCTTTTGGCATTCTGAGTGAAAATCTCTCCTGCGGATTTTGTTCCGTAGCCTGCTTTACTTGCTCTGTCATAACGAGCGTCTATATCGTATCTTGTGCTTCCCATAACTAAAATGTTTTTCCAAATAAATATTCAAATCTTTTTCTGCTGACTTCGAGCTGGATGTTCAGATTTCTGATGGTTAATGATAGTTCCATATCTTTCTGAACAAATGTTTCGGAATTAAAATCCGCGAATGTCAGGCTGTTTCTATCCAAA is part of the Chryseobacterium lactis genome and encodes:
- a CDS encoding DUF2971 domain-containing protein translates to MKVYKYRSIEEDIFKRDFETISNNSFYSSNYSMLNDPFDIYFNEEISQVIDLLKTLFPHSELDNLEKQFREVLNFKEEIGVYCLSTDFLNEQLWAYYATSYFGYCIEYDLDKLVDKGQNFDFQYQFEIDYKDNIPILGIEDLINLQDGFIRKMFATKKSAWQHEKEIRLIFDQYGMKKIHRSAITGIYFGIKTPEKIKENFYKLFGNDDVKFYEVFPSNFELDFKLVNETKRKLKHDINKFDFEILKHRINVSHESYYVLYKGSKNEIDIKEFILAFREAFLIKENNSLYIFDNKEVEPLIDIYPKNDEQYINYANSIISVCEDWEEAGINNPYKDFHYNEIINKR
- a CDS encoding TIGR02452 family protein; the protein is MTNKGMAKDTLEILAKTYYINKENERISIANEMESSKKRTTLYTPERLSGLVENPMPEPTFETRIETWNCSSLKAILKLAEEENQDKLMCLNFASAKNPGGGFMSGAEAQEESLARTSALYETLLMAEDYYTTHRNMKSCFYTDNMIYSPQVPVFRKDKGELLDKPVLCNFITSPAVNAGVVKRQEPERIDEILSAMAKRMDKMFSLALNEGNEVLILGAWGCGVFRNDPKEIAGLFKTHLQGKYKNKFKRVVFAVLTKKEEMLKLFEEVIS
- a CDS encoding DUF4291 domain-containing protein, with translation MKEFEIRADYKNDTLVVYQAYNKVIAKAALENQKFTAPFSFNRMTWIKPSFLWMMERSNYGQKPNQEYTLALHIKREAWEKALELAILTSPEKRAYPNPKIWEEEFENANVYVQWDPERNIKGTKLNYRSIQVGISRHLIEEFNEDWIVKIEDYNPLVKKILNLTKSGEFEKAKKLLPVEKNYPLSGELARRIGADI
- a CDS encoding adenylosuccinate synthetase, with the translated sequence MKKAQIVIGLGFGDEGKGITTDFLAQQNPEAVVIRFSGGQQAAHTVMIDDRKHVHSSFASGALRGLPSYFTEHCTIHPVFLLNEREELREKGGNIELHIHPLAKVTTPFDVWQNRTSSKNLEDGTCGKGVGATMKRHESPYKLFAIDLIAPKAMLVEKLKNIAYYYGFLDKDEVEKQLQSFLEAIDAIDWKIDDYHYLNSFDHFIFEGSQGILLDMDHGVFPNVTYASTTSKNAFEVCKYLGIENIEMYYVTRSYTTRHGSGWMSNEKPLNLKNNEEETCIFNEYQKHLRLGDLDYNLLNYALKLDSAYVNSTKKNLIVTCLDQIDKEFKWENLEMKFDAIFGSYSPYSKDFQQLF